The bacterium DNA segment ATCGAGATGCAGGTTTTGAATGTAGAAGGGTTTGAGAAAAGGATTTTATATAATGCGGCTAAGACATATTCAGCTCAGTTAAAAGAGACAGAGTCATTTACCAGCCTTGAACCTATTATTGCTCTAACCATTACGGACTTTATCATGTTCGAGGATGTAGATAAGGTTATCACCTATTTCAATCTCATCGAAAAGGAGACTTTAATCAAATACCATGATGAAATCGAACTTGTTTTTATCGAATTGCCCAAATTCAAGAAGAATGAGGATGAACTGGATTCAATCAAAGACAAATGGATATATTTTATAAAGAATGCAGGCAGACTTGAATATACACCAGAGACATTAGTTAAAGAGATAGAAATAAAGGAGGCATTTGAAATAGCCAATACAGCGGGGATGAGTGAAAAGGAGTTAGAAATTCAATATAAGCGGCACGATTTTATCCGAATGCAAAGAGGTGCGATAGAGTTTGCCTTAAAACAAGGGTTAAAACAAGGAATAGAAAAAGGAATACAAAAAGGGTTAAAACAAGGAATACAACAAGGAATACAACAAGGAATACAACAAGGCAAAATAGAAATAGTGAAAAGTCTTTTGAAATTAGGAGAGAAAGTTGAAAAAATATCACAGGTAACGGGATTAACAATAGAGGAAATTAGTAACTGTTCACCGCAGAGGTGCAGAGGAACAGAGAAAACATGGAAATAAATCAGATAACAGAAAAAATTATTGGGGCAGCAATTGAAATACATAAGACATTAGATTCATGTCT contains these protein-coding regions:
- a CDS encoding Rpn family recombination-promoting nuclease/putative transposase: IEMQVLNVEGFEKRILYNAAKTYSAQLKETESFTSLEPIIALTITDFIMFEDVDKVITYFNLIEKETLIKYHDEIELVFIELPKFKKNEDELDSIKDKWIYFIKNAGRLEYTPETLVKEIEIKEAFEIANTAGMSEKELEIQYKRHDFIRMQRGAIEFALKQGLKQGIEKGIQKGLKQGIQQGIQQGIQQGKIEIVKSLLKLGEKVEKISQVTGLTIEEISNCSPQRCRGTEKTWK